From Pseudoleptotrichia goodfellowii, a single genomic window includes:
- a CDS encoding IS1634 family transposase, with protein MASLVFLYNKKYNKTYVYESINYWDKSEKKSKSKRKLIGIKDPLTGQIVPTSTQKKKLEENKAQNDKRKFYGANLLLNLIAKKLGLTSNLKECFPDLYKEILSVAQYLILEKDSPISRYEKWSKIHKTFNRSELTSQRISEMFSEINESGKNNFFKLQAEQLKEDEYWAYDTTSISSYSKAINQMRYGYNKENDTLAQINLAILYGEKSRLPFYYRVLPGNIVDVSTVRRLIKDVQYIGVKKPKLVMDRGFYSKTI; from the coding sequence ATGGCTTCTTTAGTTTTTCTATATAATAAAAAATACAATAAAACTTATGTTTATGAATCTATTAACTATTGGGATAAATCTGAAAAAAAATCTAAATCTAAAAGAAAATTAATCGGTATTAAGGACCCTCTTACTGGACAAATTGTACCTACTTCCACTCAAAAAAAGAAATTGGAAGAAAATAAAGCTCAAAATGATAAGCGTAAATTTTATGGTGCTAATCTGCTTTTAAATCTTATTGCTAAAAAATTGGGACTGACTTCTAATCTTAAAGAATGTTTTCCTGATTTGTACAAAGAAATTTTATCTGTTGCACAATATCTGATATTAGAAAAAGATAGTCCTATATCAAGATATGAAAAATGGAGTAAAATTCATAAAACATTTAACAGAAGTGAACTAACTTCTCAAAGAATAAGTGAAATGTTTTCAGAAATAAATGAAAGCGGAAAAAACAATTTCTTTAAATTACAGGCTGAACAGTTGAAAGAAGATGAGTATTGGGCTTATGATACAACAAGCATATCATCTTATTCAAAAGCTATTAATCAAATGAGATACGGATATAATAAGGAAAATGATACATTAGCACAAATCAATCTTGCAATTTTGTATGGAGAAAAGTCAAGATTGCCTTTTTACTATAGAGTTTTACCAGGAAACATTGTTGATGTGTCAACAGTTAGAAGATTAATAAAAGATGTTCAGTATATAGGAGTTAAGAAACCTAAATTAGTGATGGATAGAGGATTCTACAGTAAAACAATATAG
- a CDS encoding endo alpha-1,4 polygalactosaminidase has product MKKQLLLIFIFFISGFSKEDPLKLSSLKESENKIFSNNERNTSNEVYRNRMKDFIKEIRNNTSKSRIIITQNGNGLYFNNGKLDKNFFNITDGTTQESLYYGDILKYNTPTPKKSRQELLNLLIPLRNSGKPVFVINYAKGKSKKDFLIKEDMKTKFISEMLLSFGAKDLYESIHEYNTENIDSLNKVKNFLCLLNPEKFKDINQYFEFLKNTDFDLLLIEPSHNGVFFTKEQIKQLKTKKSGGKRLVVAYFSIGEAEDYRNYWDKSWNKKNPEWIVAENPAWKGNYIVKYWHPEWKKIIKNYQKSLDEIEVDGYLLDTVDSYYYFEDRAEQGIKIPD; this is encoded by the coding sequence ATGAAAAAACAATTATTATTAATCTTTATATTTTTTATTTCAGGTTTCTCAAAAGAAGATCCCTTGAAACTGTCTTCTTTAAAAGAATCGGAAAATAAGATATTCTCCAACAATGAACGGAATACATCCAACGAAGTATATCGTAATCGTATGAAGGATTTTATAAAGGAAATAAGAAATAATACAAGTAAAAGCAGGATTATAATTACTCAAAACGGAAACGGTCTGTATTTCAATAACGGAAAGCTTGATAAAAACTTTTTCAACATTACGGACGGAACTACTCAGGAATCTTTGTATTATGGAGATATTTTAAAATACAACACTCCCACTCCAAAAAAATCCCGACAAGAATTATTAAATCTTTTAATTCCTTTAAGAAACAGCGGAAAGCCTGTTTTTGTTATTAATTATGCTAAAGGAAAATCAAAAAAAGATTTTTTAATTAAAGAGGATATGAAAACAAAATTTATCAGCGAAATGCTTCTCTCATTCGGAGCAAAAGATCTATATGAGTCTATTCACGAATACAATACAGAAAATATAGACTCTCTCAATAAGGTTAAGAATTTTTTGTGTCTTTTAAATCCTGAAAAGTTTAAAGATATAAATCAATATTTTGAGTTTTTAAAAAACACTGATTTTGATTTACTTCTGATTGAACCTTCTCACAACGGAGTCTTTTTTACAAAAGAACAGATAAAGCAGTTAAAAACAAAAAAATCAGGAGGGAAAAGGCTTGTAGTTGCTTATTTCAGCATAGGAGAAGCTGAAGATTACAGAAATTACTGGGATAAGTCGTGGAACAAAAAAAATCCTGAATGGATTGTAGCGGAAAATCCTGCTTGGAAAGGAAATTATATTGTAAAATACTGGCATCCCGAATGGAAAAAAATTATAAAAAATTATCAGAAAAGTCTTGATGAAATAGAAGTTGACGGTTATTTGCTTGATACAGTCGATTCCTATTATTATTTTGAGGATAGAGCCGAACAGGGCATAAAAATTCCTGATTAA